The nucleotide window GGTGTCAAACCATGTGCGTGGTATGGTCGCCTACGCTCCTCCAGCGACGGCGGCAAAGATATAGGATGCTCCAAGTTTGAAAGGACACCAAGAATTCGGTGACGTGCACGTAACGGAAAGGGGCCCAAGCCAACCCAAAGACAAACGAAAATCCCCAACGGGCAACGGCTTTCCAATCCATACAGAAAAGATTCAACCCGGGCCGGTGGTGGTCGCCAGTCGCCAGTCGCCACCGCCCCGGGCCCACGCCACGTTGACGCCCGCCATCTCCGGGCACCGCCCCGGAACTCTTCGCACTTCCCAGGCGCTCCTCCCCCACCCCGCATCGGTGAATCCACTCCGTCCGCTCGCGATCCGACGCTCTGCGCCAGTGCCGCGGAGGGATCCCGAATCCCTCGGCGCCCGTGCTGTGTCCGCTCCGCTCCGGTCGTGCCGGGCCGACCGTCCCTCCCACCACGTCGGGGCGTCGGGCGCACCTGTCCCGTTCCGGTCCGGATCGCACCCGCGCCTGGCTCGCCGGATCTTCTACTCCAGCCTCCTGCTGCTGCGCCTTCTTCTCCTCGGTCCTcgtcatccatccatccatccatcctccCGCTCCCACTCCCGCCTTCTCATTCCAAAGCTCGCCCCCGCGTCGCCGGCTGCTGCTCGCTCCTCCGCGGATCCGGGCGGGCTCCGGCGGCATTCTCCTCCCGCGGGTAAGGAAATGACTCGTTTTCTATAATGGATTCCGCATTTCCGTTTGCTCCGTTCCAGCTTCGTTCGTAGGCCTCCTATAGTTTGCGCTCTTCGCTGCGATTCGCTTGCCACCAGCTCACCATTGCCCTCCGCGCCTCGAGCAGCTGCTACCAGGTCGCGTCGCGCTCGCATTGCGTTCTCAGTCCTCACGGGGTTGCAGGTGCTAACTGCTAGTAGCTACTAGCTACCAACGCGGTTTACAGAGAAGGAAATGGCTGAGCCATACGGCTGTACTTCGTTCAGTGTTGGTTGCCTACTTGCATCTGCGGTAGTACCATGTCGAGATCCAATTTCGTATGAAGCTGTGGATTGATTAGGTGCTGCAAGTCGAGTATTTGTATTTGCTACTAGCGCAAAAATGGTCAATGCCTCCCCTAAAAACTGTATGTTTTATCATACTTCGAGAATACCAACACGGCAACACGTGTCTGTTCGTGATTTCTTCCTCGTCTTGGCCGATTCAAGAGCGTTACCGCGCTCGCTGCTGTATGCCAAAATTTCGCTTTCAACCATTCTAGTAGTCCCTTTTCTGGTTGATTACCAACAAACCCATGTTCCGGCACTGGCCACTCAACTGTACGACCGTACAGAGAAGTCCTTGCACTCGCTGTCCTTTTGAGTGGAATTCAAGGCACTCATGTTTAGTAGCACTGCTCGGTTCTCCTGAACTAAATTGCTTCTACTGTGGATTTGTATTCCTGTTTTGTGGGCGAGTGCTGGGCAACACTTCATTTTCATGTGAGTCTTTACTCTTGCATCTCATAAGGGTCGGTAGTTGTCTGCTAGCGCAAGCATTCAGCTATACGTGTGTACTTTGTAATTGCTCTTCTCGCTTCCCCCACCATTCATTTTATCTCAGGTTCTGGGCTGCGATTTTATTTTTGCTGTTCATTTTTACCTATCCCATGAATGGTACTTTTAACTGCGCTGCTATTTTTGGTGCACTCAGGCTCACTTGTCTGCAGTCAGGGTCAGGGATTTCTTGTAGATGACTCGATCTTCGACTATCGATTTTGGACGGAAGAAGCAGGGCGAGCTCTTCGGGTCTGGGCCACTGCGTCCAGCAAACATCATCAGAAATAAGTTCCCTACCTACAAGAATGGTTCGAACGGGATTTTTATCAAATTGGCGGATGCCCCAGAAATGCCATCTCTTAAGGAGGCCGTTGCCAAGGAGACAACAGATCTGCTTGATAGGTGTCAGCGCCTTTCAGTCCGTGAGCTCACCATGAAATTCGAGAAGGGCTTTAACACAGCTACCTTGTTGTCTAATGAGGTTTGGAGACTACATGTTTAGTTCCTTGATACTTATTTCAAATTTTGTCCAGTATAAGTTGAACTCCCTATTTTTAGATCTGTTTACTGGGCTTCCATGTCACATACAACCTTTTTAATCATTTATTAACGGTTCTATATCCCTTCTGTTCTGTGATTAGTGTAGTAGCAGTAACTACAAACTATTAATAGAAGGTGGGTAAAAATTCAattattttatattgaattttagTTGCTTTTAATACGCAGGCTAAATGGAGACATGCGGCTTTATTGGAGCGAGACATCCTTCTAAAGAATCTTAAAAGCGTATTGGAATCACTGAGAGGTCGAGTAGGGGGCAAAAATAAAGATGAAATTGAGGAGTCTCTATCTATGGTTGGTTTCTTGCTTTAAACCATAATTAGGTTCTTgcaataaatttttattttggtcaatgtATATTTCTTTTGAATTTGATGGCTCCTTTACCgcctattattattatttttttataaaaaaattacaGCTATGTGCTAAATTCATCGCTTTTATGGGCACTTTAATAGTTTCATACATTTATTATAGGTGGATATTTTAGGAGTTGAGCTATCCAAAAGAGAAGATGAGTTGCTTCAGCAAAAAACAGAGATCACCAAAATTGCAGCCACATTGAAACTGGTgagttcaaatttctaatttcatAGGCACTAATTCCACACCTTAATGCTATGATTTTTTGTTGATATGAGATGTATGTGACCATTAGGATACCAATTATATGTGAGAAATTATTTTAGTATCATAGGCCATTTAATGTTGACTGTTTATAATTTTTTTGAGGTAACAGGAGGGGCCGGGTCCCTACTGATTAACTATATTAAAAGTGAGTAAAAAGTTACAAGaactaaaagaaaaacaaaaaaattacaaTAGGGATTGTGGCTATTCCTCCAAAAAGGGGTAGTACTTAGATGTCTCCATGTTTTTTGTCCTCTGATATCATTTTCCTATATAGAAGCACACTCAAGCTCTATCCATTTGATATTGCATTCTGTTCATTCTTCTCAagcactgattttttttttctgtcttGCAAATAGGCTTCTAAAGATGCCAAGAGAATTGTTGATGAAGAAAGAGCTAATGCTCAGTTGGAGATAGAAAGTGCTAAAGCTGCTGTACAGAAAATTCAATTAGCACTTCAAGAGCACGAAAATTTTTATCAAAGAACTGGGAAGCAGGTTAGTGATATCTAAAGATGTAATAGGGCTCTGCATTGCATCGCCTTCATTACTATTTCTAGATCACTTTGAATACATGGACTACGTCACTAAACCACCTCCTCCCTATTTACTTATTCGTGCTCATGTCTTTGTTGTCCTCTGATTCTTAGTATTTCTTCTCAACTATCTGTAGACATGTCATATTCTGGCAATTTAAAGTTGCTATTGAGTATCGACAAAATGCAAATGGTAACCTACATCATTGATTGTTTACTTATTATCCTTTTATCTTTATTATAAACCATCTACCTGCACAACTGTGACATCTTGCTTTTACCTTTTTAGTTCATTTAACTGAAGTTGCTAGCCTTGAACTCTAGATATTAGCTGTTCATATATTTTAAGTGCTGTTGCAGTTCATTCAATCTCCAGATGTTGATCTAAgaaaaaaaattccatttgaaatgTGCATACATGATAACCATTTGCTGCTATTACCTCTTAAGGATGTTGATGAACTGAAGGAAGAAGTTCAAGAAGCACGAAGAGTGAAAATGCTGCATTGCCCAAGCAAGGTAGAATCCAAATACTCGTGTCATCATGTGAAAGTTGAAAATTGCAAGTTGTATTTTAAATAGTTAGCACAATTGTTTGATTATGTATGGAGTTTATGGGGTACGGGTACCAAATATATTTCAAGTCATCTGAACATGTGTCTAGGCAATGGAGATTGAGAACGAGATCCAAGTTCTACGTGACCAACTGGCTGAAAAATCTTCAGATTCTCTTCACCTTTTGAAAGAGGTATGTGTTTCAAATTCATTTAAACCAAATTGTTCATGTTATTTTGTGTTCCTTGTCAAATTTATGAAGTTCCACAATTTTCCTTTCAATTTTCAAATATTACCTAGTGGTATTAAGTGTTAACTGATTTCTAGTTACGCTTTTATTGTTATCTTTTCAGTTGGAGCTGCATCGAAGCTACGAGGAAAATGACATGCCCTTGTATGAATTAAAGGGTCTAGAAACCTTAGGCTCAATGCTACGCATAGTTGTTCAAGACTGTGCACATGTAGATTTTTCAAATAGTTCAATCCAGTGGTTTCGCATACAACCTGAAGGAAGCAAGAAAGAAATTATTTCAGGTTGAGCAATTTTCATCCTACAAAGTACTAATATTTTCTGGAGATGATATATTTCTGACATTTGCTGCTACTAAAACTTTTAGGTGCCACAAAGCCAGTATATGCTCCAGAACCACATGACGTGGGGCGTTACATCCAAGCTGAAATCAAATTCGGTGGTCAAATCTCAATCGCAAAGACTTCTGGTCCAATAGACCCTGGTATGTTTTCCTGATGGATTATCCAACACATATATTTGCTTTAACAATTTTGGATTTGTGACATGGCTAACAGTACTTTAATTTTGCAGCTGCAGGATTGGTTGATTATGTAGAGGCTCTTGTGAGGAATCCTGAAACTGATTATAATGTATGATCACGTGTCCATCCTGaaactaattttttttttaaagaagGCACACCTTCAACTCTTTCATTACCTTTTTCCCCTTGCTGTAGGTAGTTATTCTTCAAGTGAATGGAATTGCTCAGGCTGCAGATTCTGTACATGTGCTTTCTATTGGGAGATTGCGGATGAGGCTTGCTAAAGAAAAGGCAGTCGTTGCGAAGGAGTTCTATTCCTCGTCAATGCAGGTATCATGTAGAAAACATTTTGAACCCTGTAAGATGGCATCATAGTAAGTTTATAGGCAGCTTGGTTCTGCGTCATTCATTGTAGCTGCTGTTCCCACGTCATTGGCTATGATAAGAAAAATGTGATCAATACCTAATACCACCCATTCCAGTTATGTGGCGTTAGAGGAGGTGGAGACGCTGCTCCCCAAGCAATCTTCTGGCAACCAAGAAAGGATCTCAGCTTTGTGCTGGCCTTTGAAACAACCAGAGAACGCAACTCGGCACTCATGCTGGCCCGGAGATTCGCGATCGATTGCAATGTAAGTCACTGAGCTGAAGGGTGGCTGGTCCTCACCGTATTGTGATTTGGTAATTGTCAAATTCCTGACCACTTTTGCTGTCTGAGTATGTGCAGATCATCCTTACTGGTCCAGGGGATAAAACTCCATGGTAAACAAACTCCATGATAAACAAGCAGCGCACTCTGAAACCTGAAGTCTGACCCTTTCTTGAATGTACATCTCTGCACATGCAGTAGTTAGACGTCTCATCTGATCTCTGGGAGAGTAATTGAGTTCAGTTTAGCAGTATACCTCAGTGCCAGGCATTGACACCGATTCATTTTTCAGTTTAGGACTCGTTGCATTTGTACTCGCAGGCTGTGGCGCTGTATACATGCAGTATGCCAAGGCACTTGGCACCTAGTAAACCGCTTCTTAGGATCTGCACATGCAGCCGGTGAATGCAGGTTGTATTCATCTTGGAGAAGCTGGTTGCCCATCGACCCGTCACCAGATCCATGCTTAAGAAGTATAGCACTCAATCTTCTCTCTAGCCTCTAGGTGTAGTAGGTGCGGTGTAGACGATGAAAGTGCTTCTTGTACTTGTACATGTTGAAGCATATATATAACAACGGAGCACGTCACTCTGCTTACCAAGCATCATCAATTAAACCATACTGCTTGCTCCTTCCTTTCATCCCCAGCTCCCCGCTTGATACCTTATCTGACAAAGACCAACTATGTgcctgtttagtttctaaaattttacaaaatttttcaagattatccatcacatcgaatctttggacgcatgcatgaagcattaaatataaataaaaaataaaactaattacacagtttagacgaaattcacgagacgaatcttttaagcctaattagactatgattgaacactaattgccaaataacaacgaaagtgctacagtaccatttcccaaaaaaattcgccaactaaacaaggcctatgaGTAACAAAACGAAAGGTCGTCAATGGCATGTGCGCAAGTTCAGCTTCAGCGTCAATGTGGATATTTTGGAAGGTTTGGATGTAAGCTAATCTTGTCgtccagcctgttcggttggctggttcgtatcgtggTTGGTTCGTGAGgaagtactactggctggtttgtatgagagaaaaatactattccgactgaaaatttacgatcatttacg belongs to Miscanthus floridulus cultivar M001 chromosome 4, ASM1932011v1, whole genome shotgun sequence and includes:
- the LOC136552824 gene encoding stomatal closure-related actin-binding protein 1-like isoform X2 — protein: MTRSSTIDFGRKKQGELFGSGPLRPANIIRNKFPTYKNGSNGIFIKLADAPEMPSLKEAVAKETTDLLDRCQRLSVRELTMKFEKGFNTATLLSNEAKWRHAALLERDILLKNLKSVLESLRGRVGGKNKDEIEESLSMASKDAKRIVDEERANAQLEIESAKAAVQKIQLALQEHENFYQRTGKQDVDELKEEVQEARRVKMLHCPSKAMEIENEIQVLRDQLAEKSSDSLHLLKELELHRSYEENDMPLYELKGLETLGSMLRIVVQDCAHVDFSNSSIQWFRIQPEGSKKEIISGATKPVYAPEPHDVGRYIQAEIKFGGQISIAKTSGPIDPAAGLVDYVEALVRNPETDYNVVILQVNGIAQAADSVHVLSIGRLRMRLAKEKAVVAKEFYSSSMQLCGVRGGGDAAPQAIFWQPRKDLSFVLAFETTRERNSALMLARRFAIDCNIILTGPGDKTPW
- the LOC136552824 gene encoding stomatal closure-related actin-binding protein 1-like isoform X1; translation: MTRSSTIDFGRKKQGELFGSGPLRPANIIRNKFPTYKNGSNGIFIKLADAPEMPSLKEAVAKETTDLLDRCQRLSVRELTMKFEKGFNTATLLSNEAKWRHAALLERDILLKNLKSVLESLRGRVGGKNKDEIEESLSMVDILGVELSKREDELLQQKTEITKIAATLKLASKDAKRIVDEERANAQLEIESAKAAVQKIQLALQEHENFYQRTGKQDVDELKEEVQEARRVKMLHCPSKAMEIENEIQVLRDQLAEKSSDSLHLLKELELHRSYEENDMPLYELKGLETLGSMLRIVVQDCAHVDFSNSSIQWFRIQPEGSKKEIISGATKPVYAPEPHDVGRYIQAEIKFGGQISIAKTSGPIDPAAGLVDYVEALVRNPETDYNVVILQVNGIAQAADSVHVLSIGRLRMRLAKEKAVVAKEFYSSSMQLCGVRGGGDAAPQAIFWQPRKDLSFVLAFETTRERNSALMLARRFAIDCNIILTGPGDKTPW